Proteins from a single region of Chryseobacterium sp. T16E-39:
- a CDS encoding RebB family R body protein — MATVVNEQITDAVTQTNVKVVAEAPAMAMGNVYQTAAHSTGIMFENAVNTQNQQNILGQAANTQGVMRLYSVDTISDALSIAKMLNP; from the coding sequence ATGGCAACAGTAGTTAATGAACAAATTACAGATGCCGTTACCCAGACCAATGTAAAAGTGGTAGCAGAAGCTCCGGCAATGGCTATGGGTAATGTGTATCAAACTGCCGCTCACTCAACAGGAATTATGTTTGAAAATGCGGTAAATACGCAGAACCAACAAAACATTTTAGGACAGGCGGCTAATACGCAGGGAGTTATGAGGCTCTACAGTGTAGATACCATTTCGGATGCTCTTTCTATTGCGAAAATGCTGAATCCTTAA
- a CDS encoding RebB family R body protein, translating to MATTVNSQITDAVTQSNVKVVGEAPAMALGNVYQTAAHSTGIMFENAVNTQNQQNILGQAATTQGVMQIYSLDTVADAISIARMLNPNS from the coding sequence ATGGCAACAACAGTTAATTCACAAATTACAGATGCAGTAACTCAATCGAATGTAAAAGTAGTAGGAGAAGCTCCTGCAATGGCTTTAGGAAACGTTTATCAGACTGCAGCGCACTCTACGGGAATCATGTTTGAAAATGCAGTGAACACGCAAAACCAACAGAACATTCTAGGTCAGGCAGCGACTACTCAGGGAGTAATGCAGATCTATAGCCTGGATACTGTAGCAGATGCGATCTCTATTGCAAGAATGTTAAACCCTAATTCTTAA
- a CDS encoding nucleotide pyrophosphohydrolase — MIDKSTVEKLLKFRDERDWQQFHNSKDLALALSIEASELLEVFLWKQNEDFNKDKLEEELADVLMYGLLLADKNKIDINSIILKKLQRNGEKYPVDKAKGKSDKYDEL, encoded by the coding sequence ATGATAGATAAAAGTACAGTAGAAAAGCTTTTAAAATTTCGTGATGAACGAGATTGGCAACAGTTTCACAATTCAAAAGATTTGGCTTTAGCTTTATCAATTGAAGCATCTGAACTTTTGGAAGTATTTTTATGGAAACAGAATGAAGATTTTAATAAAGATAAATTAGAGGAGGAGCTTGCTGATGTATTAATGTATGGATTACTTCTGGCTGATAAAAATAAGATAGATATCAACAGTATCATATTAAAAAAGCTTCAGAGAAACGGAGAGAAATATCCTGTAGATAAAGCAAAAGGAAAATCAGATAAGTATGATGAATTGTAG
- a CDS encoding sensor histidine kinase: MSQWENPGLVVEWIWIGIGLFFLTTLLITILIINYLQSIRKNKQKVMQLVRNTQTECWENTLHLQERDRERLAEELHDNIISHLNVIRLNINHKNTEELNLELKKSMQQIRELSHNLTPPDLGDIELTDLIADYLDQISKTIHVDFRHMIADTLISSPVKLNIFRIVQELVTNILKHANATKIDVSLRISLEYLMLTIEDNGSGFKQGTSHHGIGLRNIQSRAQKIQAVYKLKSKPEKGTKFIACMVIAS; the protein is encoded by the coding sequence ATGTCGCAGTGGGAAAATCCGGGCTTGGTAGTTGAATGGATATGGATTGGTATAGGGCTATTTTTTTTAACGACACTATTGATCACAATATTGATCATCAACTATCTTCAAAGCATCAGAAAAAACAAACAGAAAGTCATGCAGCTGGTCCGCAACACCCAAACGGAATGTTGGGAAAATACATTACACCTGCAGGAGAGAGACCGGGAACGTCTGGCAGAAGAGCTTCATGATAACATCATCTCACACCTCAACGTCATTCGCCTGAATATTAACCATAAAAATACAGAGGAACTGAATCTGGAGCTAAAAAAATCGATGCAGCAGATCCGGGAACTATCCCACAACCTGACCCCTCCCGATCTGGGTGACATTGAACTAACGGATCTGATCGCAGATTATCTCGATCAGATCAGTAAGACAATTCACGTTGATTTCCGTCACATGATTGCAGACACCCTGATCAGCAGCCCTGTAAAATTAAATATCTTCAGGATCGTACAGGAACTGGTGACCAATATTTTAAAGCACGCCAATGCCACTAAAATAGATGTCTCCCTGAGAATATCCCTGGAATATCTGATGCTGACCATAGAAGATAATGGCAGTGGCTTTAAACAAGGAACCAGCCATCACGGAATCGGGTTGAGAAACATCCAGTCGAGAGCACAGAAGATTCAGGCGGTTTATAAGCTGAAGTCGAAACCGGAGAAGGGGACGAAGTTTATTGCTTGTATGGTGATAGCGAGTTGA
- a CDS encoding RebB family R body protein, translating to MATVVNEQITDAVTQSNVKVVAEAPAIALGNVYQTAAHSTGIMFENAVNTQNQQNILGQAATTQGVMQIYSVDTVADAISIAKMLNPS from the coding sequence ATGGCAACAGTAGTTAATGAACAAATCACAGATGCTGTAACGCAGTCCAACGTAAAAGTAGTGGCAGAAGCTCCGGCTATTGCTTTAGGGAATGTGTATCAGACAGCAGCGCACTCTACCGGGATCATGTTTGAAAATGCGGTAAATACGCAAAATCAACAAAATATTCTAGGTCAGGCAGCGACTACACAAGGCGTGATGCAGATCTATAGCGTAGATACCGTAGCAGATGCTATTTCTATCGCTAAGATGCTAAATCCATCTTAA
- a CDS encoding RebB family R body protein has translation MADTVNNQTTDAVTQTNVTVLGESPAQAMSMLYQMATHASGISIQNSVSNQQNLNQLNPAIVADAIKILKG, from the coding sequence ATGGCAGACACAGTAAACAACCAGACTACAGATGCAGTTACGCAGACCAATGTTACCGTGCTCGGTGAGTCTCCGGCACAGGCCATGAGTATGCTTTATCAAATGGCCACGCATGCCAGCGGGATTTCCATTCAGAACTCGGTATCCAATCAGCAGAACCTGAATCAACTCAACCCTGCGATTGTTGCAGATGCCATTAAGATTTTAAAAGGATAA
- a CDS encoding RebB family R body protein has protein sequence MATVVNEQITDAVTQTNVKVVAEAPAIALGNVYQTAAHSTGIMFENAVNNQNQQNILGQAATTQGVMQIYSMDTVADAISIAKMLNPS, from the coding sequence ATGGCAACAGTCGTTAATGAACAAATTACAGACGCAGTAACTCAAACCAACGTAAAAGTAGTGGCAGAAGCTCCGGCAATCGCTTTAGGAAATGTATACCAGACAGCAGCACACTCTACAGGGATCATGTTCGAAAATGCGGTAAATAACCAAAACCAACAAAACATTTTAGGACAGGCTGCAACAACACAAGGGGTAATGCAGATCTATAGCATGGATACCGTAGCAGATGCAATTTCTATAGCAAAAATGCTTAACCCAAGCTAA
- a CDS encoding RebB family R body protein, which translates to MATVVNEQITDAVTQSNVKVVAEAPAIALGNVYQTAAHSTGIMFENAVNNQNQQNILGQAATTQGVMQIYSMDTVADAISIAQMLNAGS; encoded by the coding sequence ATGGCAACAGTAGTTAATGAACAAATTACAGACGCAGTAACGCAGTCCAACGTAAAAGTAGTAGCAGAAGCTCCGGCAATCGCTTTAGGAAATGTATACCAGACAGCGGCACACTCTACAGGAATTATGTTCGAAAATGCGGTAAATAACCAAAACCAACAAAACATTTTAGGACAGGCTGCAACAACCCAGGGGGTAATGCAGATCTATAGCATGGATACCGTAGCAGATGCGATCTCTATTGCTCAAATGCTTAACGCAGGGTCTTAA
- a CDS encoding spondin domain-containing protein, whose amino-acid sequence MKINRLKSSWLTLAAIPLILASCNDNDDNPMENGMPSTITVENILDSKPLVESGIFKNNGASPVIMPGESISFQFSAAKGQALSFATMYGWSNDLFFAPENPGIKLYQDNGTPIEGDVSSQIKLWDNGTRINQVPGATVMHPGTAETTPQNITEVSGTDAQGHPYAAASSLMKTSLHYDGNSTFTVTITNTSGNTTNPTPFSPGVWAISYIAGGNLLDPAPLYKKGTPSMNGLTKIAEAGDTTDLGNYIKGQTGIFTPLSPILVVVYNGIDNPLYKTGENDRGQGLKELAQKGDASVLAGYLKNVPGVKQVYVLPAAGSTVLLPKIAGQSGGKVSQQLNVASGDKIAVATMYGFSNDWFFATKGSGVDATQKGDISSSIALYDNGTALNQFPGAGITQFNLAGTPLTESKPIQEVPNPNSFTTLPSITNMIKVTLQ is encoded by the coding sequence ATGAAAATAAACAGATTAAAATCAAGTTGGCTGACACTGGCTGCTATACCACTTATCCTTGCATCGTGTAATGATAATGATGACAACCCAATGGAAAATGGAATGCCATCAACCATAACAGTTGAAAATATACTGGATTCAAAACCTTTGGTAGAATCAGGTATTTTCAAAAATAATGGTGCCTCTCCTGTAATTATGCCCGGAGAATCCATTTCTTTTCAGTTTTCGGCAGCTAAGGGACAGGCATTAAGCTTTGCCACTATGTACGGCTGGTCCAATGATCTTTTCTTTGCACCGGAAAATCCGGGAATCAAATTATACCAGGACAACGGTACTCCTATTGAAGGTGACGTTTCTTCCCAGATCAAATTATGGGATAACGGAACAAGAATCAACCAAGTACCGGGAGCTACGGTAATGCACCCAGGAACAGCTGAGACTACTCCTCAAAATATTACAGAAGTATCCGGAACTGATGCGCAAGGCCATCCTTATGCAGCAGCATCTTCTTTAATGAAAACTTCTTTGCATTACGATGGTAATTCAACATTTACAGTAACCATAACCAATACATCCGGCAATACTACCAATCCGACCCCTTTCAGCCCTGGAGTTTGGGCCATTTCCTATATTGCAGGGGGAAATCTTCTGGATCCTGCTCCTCTGTATAAAAAAGGAACCCCTTCTATGAACGGCCTGACAAAAATTGCTGAAGCCGGTGACACTACAGATCTCGGAAATTATATCAAAGGACAAACCGGAATCTTTACTCCACTTTCCCCAATACTCGTCGTAGTTTACAATGGAATAGACAATCCATTATACAAAACCGGGGAAAATGACAGAGGACAGGGATTAAAAGAACTGGCACAAAAAGGAGATGCCAGTGTTTTAGCAGGGTATTTAAAGAATGTACCAGGGGTAAAACAAGTCTATGTTCTTCCTGCGGCAGGTTCAACGGTGCTATTGCCTAAAATCGCAGGACAGTCCGGAGGAAAAGTTTCCCAACAGCTGAATGTAGCATCTGGTGATAAAATTGCAGTGGCCACGATGTATGGATTTTCCAATGACTGGTTCTTTGCAACTAAAGGAAGCGGTGTAGATGCCACACAAAAAGGAGATATTTCATCTTCAATCGCATTGTATGATAATGGAACAGCACTCAACCAGTTTCCTGGTGCCGGAATCACACAATTCAATTTAGCAGGTACTCCACTGACGGAAAGTAAACCGATACAGGAGGTTCCAAATCCTAATTCATTTACTACATTACCTTCTATCACCAATATGATTAAGGTAACCCTACAATAA
- a CDS encoding DNA/RNA helicase domain-containing protein has translation MKNFTITEEYSFDYLAEANINNNHKDYTSWPIVYLLKNKQDKSAYVGETTDVLTRINTHLKSEEKKKLSSVNLILSDLFHKSATLDLEANLIKYISADGEYTLQNGNLGISNHQYHEKKVYWELFKDIWDELRQLGIARHSLDYINNSDLFKYSPYKSLSKEQIKGLKMILSCLLDKQAKVSLIHGGAGTGKSILAIFLFKLLKTDLEDFNYSDFDEEDEELFSLLKKVKHEFSDLNMALVIPMASFRKTISNVFKNVNGLSAKMVIGPSELAKNKYDLIIVDEGHRLRRRVNLGSYFGTFDINSEKLGLDKFTSSELDWVVMQGEKSIIFYDQYQSIKPSDTLKENFKKLESESFTRVEKLNTQFRVRGGNEYVKLIHNLFDEPSGIPLEQYKTKDYEFYLFDDLAEMIDRIKKKNEIHSLSRVVAGYAWEWISNKNPEAYDIIIGENKLKWNSVSVDWVNSTNSINEVGCIHTTQGYDLNYTGVIIGPELDYDFELERLILDKQKYKDKNGKNSIKSEDELLDFIINIYKTILLRGIEGTYIYVCNDNLRRFLSQFIQSFSSITKEEIQIEFLDNPTETSIPFYDLNIAAGCFSELQELENVKFIEVDGVSNKDDYFACKVIGESMNKIIPNGSICLFKKYSGGSRNGLITLVEGRNITDLEFGSNYTVKEYSSKKSIDEEGWYHEEIILLPKTSDSSFEPIILRDEDTVDFNVVGVFVKVLKI, from the coding sequence ATGAAGAATTTTACAATTACTGAGGAATATAGCTTTGATTACCTCGCAGAAGCTAATATAAATAACAATCATAAAGATTATACATCCTGGCCAATAGTTTATCTCCTGAAGAATAAACAGGATAAATCTGCATATGTTGGAGAAACAACGGATGTACTAACCAGAATAAATACCCATCTAAAATCTGAAGAAAAGAAAAAGCTTTCATCAGTCAATCTTATTTTAAGTGATCTCTTTCATAAATCTGCAACCTTAGATCTGGAAGCTAATCTGATAAAATATATTTCGGCTGATGGAGAATATACTTTGCAAAATGGGAATTTGGGAATTTCTAATCATCAATATCATGAGAAGAAAGTATATTGGGAATTATTCAAAGATATATGGGATGAACTCAGACAATTAGGAATCGCAAGACATTCGTTAGATTATATCAACAACTCGGATCTTTTCAAATACTCTCCCTATAAATCACTTTCTAAAGAACAGATCAAAGGTTTAAAAATGATTCTTAGTTGTTTATTGGATAAACAAGCGAAAGTGAGCCTTATTCATGGTGGAGCAGGGACGGGTAAATCTATTTTAGCAATTTTTTTATTCAAATTACTGAAAACTGACTTAGAAGATTTTAATTATTCAGATTTTGATGAGGAAGATGAAGAACTTTTTTCTTTATTGAAAAAGGTAAAGCATGAATTCTCAGATTTAAATATGGCGTTGGTTATTCCAATGGCTTCGTTTAGAAAAACTATTTCTAATGTATTTAAAAATGTAAATGGTTTATCTGCTAAAATGGTCATTGGGCCATCAGAGCTAGCAAAAAATAAATATGATCTTATCATTGTTGATGAAGGTCACCGATTAAGAAGAAGAGTGAATTTGGGTTCTTATTTTGGGACATTTGATATCAATAGTGAAAAATTAGGATTGGATAAATTTACATCTTCTGAGTTGGATTGGGTAGTTATGCAAGGTGAAAAATCTATCATTTTCTACGATCAATATCAATCTATAAAGCCTTCGGATACACTTAAAGAAAATTTTAAAAAATTAGAGTCAGAATCTTTTACCAGGGTTGAAAAATTAAATACTCAATTTCGAGTTCGAGGAGGAAATGAGTATGTAAAATTAATTCATAATCTCTTTGATGAACCCTCAGGGATTCCTTTAGAACAATATAAGACAAAAGATTATGAATTTTATCTTTTTGATGATCTGGCAGAAATGATTGATCGAATCAAAAAGAAAAATGAGATTCATAGTCTATCAAGAGTGGTGGCAGGATATGCTTGGGAATGGATTTCAAATAAAAATCCTGAAGCGTATGACATTATTATTGGTGAAAACAAATTAAAATGGAATAGTGTTTCTGTAGATTGGGTGAATTCAACTAATTCTATCAATGAAGTAGGCTGCATTCATACCACTCAAGGATATGACCTGAACTATACAGGAGTTATTATCGGTCCTGAATTAGATTATGATTTTGAACTTGAAAGGTTAATTTTAGACAAACAAAAATACAAGGATAAGAATGGAAAGAATTCCATTAAGAGCGAAGATGAGCTATTAGATTTTATTATTAATATTTATAAAACAATATTACTTCGTGGAATTGAGGGGACTTATATTTATGTTTGCAATGATAATTTACGACGTTTCTTAAGCCAGTTCATTCAGTCTTTTAGCTCTATTACAAAAGAAGAAATCCAAATAGAATTTCTTGATAATCCAACTGAAACTTCAATACCTTTTTACGACCTTAATATTGCAGCAGGATGTTTTTCCGAATTGCAGGAATTAGAAAATGTAAAGTTCATTGAAGTGGATGGAGTAAGTAACAAGGATGATTATTTTGCTTGTAAAGTAATAGGTGAATCCATGAATAAAATTATACCTAATGGCAGCATTTGTCTCTTTAAAAAGTATAGCGGAGGGTCACGTAATGGATTAATTACTTTAGTTGAAGGCAGAAATATTACTGATTTGGAATTCGGTAGCAATTATACTGTTAAGGAATATTCTAGTAAGAAATCGATTGATGAAGAAGGCTGGTACCATGAGGAAATAATATTGTTGCCAAAAACAAGTGATTCGAGTTTTGAACCTATTATTCTTAGGGATGAAGATACTGTTGATTTTAATGTGGTGGGAGTGTTTGTGAAAGTATTAAAAATCTAA
- a CDS encoding RebB family R body protein produces MVHNQNEINLEVVGMSPAVPTAISMQVNAHSTGLMYEQSVSHQHRDSLIGLSNSVMGIKKMGSRKLKKELLNFRKGRFNF; encoded by the coding sequence ATGGTACACAATCAAAATGAAATCAATTTAGAAGTTGTAGGAATGTCTCCTGCTGTACCCACTGCAATTTCTATGCAGGTGAATGCGCACTCTACCGGATTAATGTATGAACAGTCCGTATCTCATCAACACAGGGATTCCCTCATCGGCTTAAGCAATTCCGTTATGGGAATAAAAAAAATGGGCTCCCGAAAATTAAAAAAAGAGCTGTTGAATTTTAGAAAAGGACGTTTTAATTTCTAG
- a CDS encoding response regulator transcription factor encodes MKNLKIKLGIVDDDLLFVQLLKNYIDQDERYEVVLTSTGGQHFLNETESDSPDVLILDLRMANGDGLEVMAALAQKETETKIIVLSSFYRRSFMGQMLKMGADAFLSKEIELEELLNVIHSVYHHGHYFSDEQVEVMRGQLSNKLPEFHAYSKDDLTEREIDVLKLVCQQMSTKEIADHLFISPKTVETHKSNLMIKTCVKNMAGLVIYAVQNGIVNADEIVLLDK; translated from the coding sequence ATGAAAAATTTAAAAATTAAATTGGGTATCGTAGATGATGACCTGTTATTTGTACAACTTTTAAAAAATTATATTGATCAGGATGAGCGGTATGAGGTGGTATTGACCTCAACAGGTGGACAGCATTTCCTGAATGAAACAGAGAGTGATTCACCAGATGTTTTGATATTGGATTTGAGAATGGCGAATGGTGATGGGCTTGAAGTAATGGCTGCTTTGGCTCAGAAAGAAACGGAGACCAAAATCATTGTATTGTCTAGTTTTTACCGACGTTCTTTTATGGGACAAATGTTGAAAATGGGAGCGGATGCTTTCCTGTCCAAAGAAATCGAACTGGAAGAGCTTTTGAACGTCATACATTCCGTATATCACCACGGACATTATTTTTCAGACGAACAGGTTGAGGTGATGCGGGGACAGCTTTCCAATAAACTCCCTGAGTTTCATGCTTACTCCAAAGACGATCTTACGGAAAGGGAAATTGATGTCCTTAAACTGGTTTGTCAGCAAATGAGCACCAAAGAGATTGCAGATCATTTATTCATCTCCCCAAAAACCGTAGAAACCCATAAAAGCAACCTGATGATCAAAACCTGCGTGAAAAATATGGCGGGACTGGTGATCTATGCAGTGCAGAATGGTATTGTGAATGCGGATGAGATTGTGTTGCTGGATAAGTAG
- a CDS encoding RebB family R body protein, with translation MNHAHQPQSAKISNLLYLRELNKGFSFQKEKDTPYFSKNDPQNNNNRFVFNLETSEIEAKPTIRLVHYINNNGQHNTYPAFVIELKAQSVGIAIVQMKNDESKNLHCHIDILPFNSLIDIAEPEHGSKILGVDTRKARIVLKMDIMISQSETGEALYDVHDVDVQSLEGLITSDEITDLKNKLESPTAKFIAHYIHEVHPDISSEYQDNTISLVAEGTAPQPSNDQLTGMLSPNLAAGSLALATLYQSMAHSTGIMFENAISNQNQQNALAQAAANQGVMQIYSLDTVADAISIAKMLGME, from the coding sequence ATGAACCACGCTCACCAACCTCAATCTGCCAAGATATCCAACCTGCTTTATTTACGGGAATTAAACAAAGGTTTCTCTTTTCAGAAAGAAAAGGATACTCCTTATTTCAGTAAAAATGATCCCCAAAATAACAATAACCGCTTTGTCTTTAATTTAGAGACTTCTGAAATTGAAGCAAAACCAACCATAAGACTTGTTCATTATATTAATAATAATGGTCAGCATAATACTTATCCAGCATTTGTTATAGAACTTAAAGCGCAATCTGTAGGAATAGCAATAGTACAAATGAAAAACGATGAATCAAAGAATCTTCATTGCCATATCGACATTCTTCCGTTCAATAGTCTTATAGATATTGCTGAACCGGAGCATGGTTCGAAAATTCTTGGTGTAGATACCAGAAAAGCCAGAATTGTTTTAAAAATGGATATCATGATCAGCCAGTCTGAAACTGGTGAAGCATTATACGATGTTCATGATGTTGATGTTCAAAGCCTGGAGGGACTAATAACTTCAGATGAGATCACTGATTTGAAAAATAAACTGGAGTCTCCAACCGCGAAATTCATTGCACATTATATTCACGAAGTACATCCTGATATAAGTAGCGAATATCAGGATAACACCATTTCCCTGGTTGCTGAAGGTACAGCTCCACAGCCTTCCAATGATCAATTGACCGGAATGCTTTCTCCCAATCTCGCTGCCGGAAGCCTTGCTTTGGCAACTCTATATCAATCGATGGCACATTCCACAGGAATTATGTTTGAAAATGCTATCAGTAATCAAAACCAACAAAACGCACTGGCACAGGCAGCTGCCAATCAAGGGGTGATGCAGATTTATAGTCTGGATACGGTGGCGGATGCGATTTCTATTGCGAAGATGTTGGGGATGGAATAA